CGGCGTCGATCCCGAGCGGTTCGGGCCACCCGCTGGTGTGGACGCTCTCTCCGCCGTGCAGATCGTGCCACAGCTCCTCGGTGACGTGCGCGAGGATCGGGGAGAACAGCTTCAGGAACCGGCGGTGGGCGACCGCGAGGGTGTACGCCGCCGAGTCGGCCGCGGCGTCATCGTCCGCCGACCTGATCCGCTGTTTCGCGATCTCCAAGTAGTCGTCACAGAAGGTGTGCCAGAAGAACCCCCGAAGCTCGTCGCGGGCCTTCGAGAACTCCCGGCTCTCGAACCAGTCGGTGAGCCGCTCGATCTCCCGGTCCAGCGAAGCCAACAGCCACCGGTCGAGTTCGGTGAGGTCGTCGTGGTCGACGTCGTCGTAGTCGGGCGCGTCGTCGGTGAGGCTCTCCACGAGCTTCGAGGCGTTCCACAGCTTCCGGAGCAGCTTCTCGCCCGCCCGCAGCCCCTTCTCGGAGTACGGGAGGTCGTCGCCGACCGCCGACCCCGCCGCCCAGTAGCGCGCGGCGTCGACCGGGAACTTCGAGACCACCTCGTCGGGGTCGACGACGTTGCCCTTCGATTTCGACATCTTTTCGCGGTTCTCGTCGAGCACCATCCCGTTTATCATCACGGAATCGAACGGGACCTCGCCGGTGTGCTCGTAGCACTTCACGACCGTGTGGAACAGCCAGAAGGAGATGATGTCGTGGCCCTGCGGCCGGAGGTCGAACTGGTAGAGTTCGGGGTTCTCGAAGGTGAACTCCTCGGCCTCGTCGTCCCAGTCCCACCCGGCGTTGATCAGCGGCGTCAAAGAGGAGGTCGCCCACGTGTCGAAGACGTCGTCCTCGGGGACGAACGCGTCGTGGCCACACTCCGGGCAGGCCTCGACCGGCGGGTCGTCGGCGAGGGGATCAACCGGGAGGTCGGCCTTCTCGGCGACGACGGCGTGATCGCAGTCGTCGCAGTACCACACCGGGAACGGGATCCCCGACGAGCGCTGTCGGGAGATGGCCCAGTCCCACTGGAGCCCCTCGATCCAGTTCCGGTATCGGGTAAACATCTTCTCGGGGTACCAGTCCATCTCCCGGCCGGCCGCGAGGTACTCGTCGGTCTTGTCGAGGAGTTCGACGTACCACTGCTCTTTCACCAGGAACTCGACCCCGGTGCCGCAGCGCTCGTGGACGTTCACCGTGTGGGTGATCGCCCGTCGGTCTAAGAGTGCGCCCGCCTCGTCGAGATCCTCAACGATCGCCTCGCCCGCCTCGTCGGCCGAGAGCCCCTCGTACTCGCCGGCGACCTCGGTGAGTGTCCCCGATTCGTCGATCGCGAGCCGGAGGTCGAGGTCGTGGGCCTGGTACCACTCGATGTCGGTCTGGTCGCCGAAGGTACAGCACATCACGATCCCCGAGCCGGTCTCCATATCCACCCGCTCGTCCTCGATGATGGGGACCTCCTGCCCGAACAGCGGGACCGCCGCCGTCTCGCCGACGAGGTACTGGTTCTCCTCGTCGTCGGGGTGGACGAACACCGCCACACACGCCGGCAGGAGTTCCGGCCGGGTGGTTGAGACGGTGAACGTCTCGTCGCTGCCGGCAACGCCGAAGGCGATGTCGTGGAAGTGGCTCGGCTGCTCGTCGTCCTCGGTTTCGACCTGCGAGATCGCGGTTTCACACTCCGGACACCAGATCGCGGGCGCCCGCTGTCTGTACTCCCGACCCTGCTCGTAGAGGTCGACGAAAGAGAGTTGCGAGACCCGCTTGACCTCGGGGGAGATGGTCTGGTAGGTCTGGGTCCAGTCGATGGAGATCCCGAGGCTCTGCATCTTCTCGGTGAATTCGGCCTCGTAGCGGTCACAGACCTCCCGGGTCATCTCCTGGAACTCCCGGCGGCCGTAGTCCTGGTGGCGGACGCCGAGTTCCTCCTCGGCGAGCCGCTCAGAGGCGATCCCGTTGTCGTCGTACCCGAACGGGAAGTACACTTCGTTCCCGCGCATCCGGTTGAACCGAGCGACGAAGTCCTGGAGCGTGAAGCCGTAGACGTGGCCCCAGTGGAGGCTCCCCGATACCGTCGGCGGCGGCGAGTCGATCGAGAAGGCGGTGTCGGGGTCCGCTACGTCCCCGTCGTATGCGTAGCGGTTCGCCTCGACCCACCGGTCCTGCCACTTCACCTCGACGGTCTCGGGATCGTATTCTCCGCTCGGCATTCTCGGGCGAAAATACCGGCCGGCGGGCTGTTAAGTGGCTCGATTGGTGGAGCGATACGGGTTAGAAAAGAACGAGAGTGTGGAAAGAGTGCGGAGACGACCGTGGAAGCCCCCGCGCTCTCGACTCCCAGGACTCGCCGCGCTCCTCGTCGCTCACTGCGTTCGCTCCTGCAGTGCTTGCGTCGTCCGGGTTCGCCGAGAGCGCGGCCCCTTCCATACCCGCCCGCTAGCGGGTTTCCGACCGTCCAACGCACAAGGAAACGGGCCAGCGGAGCGGAGAGAAAGCGAAGTCTTTCGAGAGGTCAGGCTCGGAAAGCGTCGATCGAGCCTACTCCCCGCCGAGCGCCTCGAGCGCGAACTCGAAGCCCGCAACCGGGAGTTCGAGGTCGTGCTCCACCA
This genomic stretch from Halobellus ruber harbors:
- a CDS encoding valine--tRNA ligase, with protein sequence MPSGEYDPETVEVKWQDRWVEANRYAYDGDVADPDTAFSIDSPPPTVSGSLHWGHVYGFTLQDFVARFNRMRGNEVYFPFGYDDNGIASERLAEEELGVRHQDYGRREFQEMTREVCDRYEAEFTEKMQSLGISIDWTQTYQTISPEVKRVSQLSFVDLYEQGREYRQRAPAIWCPECETAISQVETEDDEQPSHFHDIAFGVAGSDETFTVSTTRPELLPACVAVFVHPDDEENQYLVGETAAVPLFGQEVPIIEDERVDMETGSGIVMCCTFGDQTDIEWYQAHDLDLRLAIDESGTLTEVAGEYEGLSADEAGEAIVEDLDEAGALLDRRAITHTVNVHERCGTGVEFLVKEQWYVELLDKTDEYLAAGREMDWYPEKMFTRYRNWIEGLQWDWAISRQRSSGIPFPVWYCDDCDHAVVAEKADLPVDPLADDPPVEACPECGHDAFVPEDDVFDTWATSSLTPLINAGWDWDDEAEEFTFENPELYQFDLRPQGHDIISFWLFHTVVKCYEHTGEVPFDSVMINGMVLDENREKMSKSKGNVVDPDEVVSKFPVDAARYWAAGSAVGDDLPYSEKGLRAGEKLLRKLWNASKLVESLTDDAPDYDDVDHDDLTELDRWLLASLDREIERLTDWFESREFSKARDELRGFFWHTFCDDYLEIAKQRIRSADDDAAADSAAYTLAVAHRRFLKLFSPILAHVTEELWHDLHGGESVHTSGWPEPLGIDADFAAGETAMAVVGALRKYKSDRQLPMNEPLARVDVWGDISGFEADISGVMHVAELRSLAERPAIESVVTGVDLDYSLVGPEYGSQVPDIEAAIEAGDYEVVDGHLHAAGAELDPETFEIEEERQYTGDGEMIEAGDAVVIVRREG